Proteins from one SAR324 cluster bacterium genomic window:
- a CDS encoding DMT family transporter, whose translation MQQLREWFFAQPYLLLTLVPLFWGGNAVVGRGMTEFISPITLAWIRWTVAFLLILPFALPSIRRDWQAIRSSWKMLLLLSLLGITIFNTLFYVALQTTQAINAALMQSAGPAVIVLLSWWWFGEHTNQRQWCGLLLCFLGVGLVLFQGSWEVLQKFELVPGDLWLLPAVLAYASYTTLLRVKPAISLMSFLAVTFALGGSMLVPPMLLEWYWVGLPQGSPQLAWAVGYVSIFPSILAFLFWNRGIELIGPNLGGLFINLVPVFASLLAIIFLGENFQWYHAGGMLLVLSGMLLFRKSAVPRSTQEKAPA comes from the coding sequence GTGCAGCAACTGCGTGAATGGTTTTTTGCTCAACCCTACCTGCTGTTGACCTTGGTCCCTTTATTCTGGGGTGGCAATGCGGTAGTGGGTCGAGGAATGACCGAGTTCATTTCGCCAATCACGCTCGCCTGGATACGTTGGACGGTCGCTTTTCTCCTGATTTTACCCTTTGCTCTGCCTTCGATACGACGTGACTGGCAGGCGATTCGTAGCTCCTGGAAGATGTTATTGCTGCTTTCTCTGCTCGGAATTACGATCTTCAACACTCTCTTCTATGTAGCGCTACAAACAACCCAGGCAATCAATGCGGCGTTGATGCAATCAGCTGGACCCGCTGTGATTGTGCTGCTTTCCTGGTGGTGGTTTGGGGAACATACAAACCAACGCCAATGGTGTGGCCTCCTGCTCTGTTTTTTGGGAGTGGGATTGGTGCTGTTTCAGGGAAGCTGGGAGGTATTGCAGAAGTTTGAGTTGGTACCTGGAGATCTATGGTTGCTGCCAGCAGTGTTGGCCTATGCCTCTTATACCACACTTCTCAGGGTCAAACCAGCCATCAGCTTGATGAGTTTCCTGGCGGTTACCTTTGCCCTGGGAGGCAGTATGCTGGTCCCTCCGATGCTACTCGAGTGGTATTGGGTAGGATTGCCTCAGGGTAGTCCACAACTCGCCTGGGCGGTGGGTTATGTGTCCATATTTCCATCGATCCTTGCGTTTCTCTTTTGGAATCGGGGGATTGAGTTGATCGGTCCCAACTTGGGAGGACTCTTCATCAACTTGGTCCCAGTCTTTGCCTCACTCTTGGCAATTATCTTCCTTGGCGAGAATTTTCAGTGGTACCATGCCGGTGGAATGCTGTTGGTGCTGAGTGGAATGCTGCTCTTCCGCAAGTCGGCTGTTCCCAGATCCACCCAAGAGAAAGCACCTGCCTGA
- a CDS encoding YbaK/EbsC family protein: MTRTELENVLNPLGLTFEIIEIDPALADTADFCAHYNIPLDQSANTLVIASKAEPKTFAACVVLATTRLDVNGAVRKKMGVRKTSFSTAEEMQALTRMQVGGVTPLGLSTDLPLWIDSRVMDCEWIIVGGGGRDLKVKMDPQVLLKLGGESVVDLAKTLA, from the coding sequence ATGACTCGAACTGAATTGGAAAATGTCCTGAATCCGCTGGGACTCACCTTTGAGATTATTGAGATCGACCCGGCACTGGCAGACACTGCTGATTTTTGTGCTCACTACAACATTCCACTGGATCAGTCTGCCAATACACTGGTGATCGCATCAAAAGCAGAACCCAAGACCTTTGCGGCCTGTGTTGTTTTGGCCACAACACGTTTGGATGTCAATGGTGCCGTACGCAAGAAGATGGGTGTGCGCAAAACTTCTTTTTCTACCGCAGAAGAGATGCAAGCCTTGACCAGAATGCAGGTGGGAGGAGTCACTCCGTTGGGACTTTCAACAGACCTGCCTCTGTGGATTGATTCTCGGGTAATGGACTGTGAGTGGATAATCGTCGGAGGAGGTGGGCGAGATCTCAAGGTGAAGATGGATCCTCAGGTTCTGTTGAAACTGGGAGGGGAATCAGTCGTTGATCTCGCCAAGACCTTAGCCTAA
- a CDS encoding TRAP transporter large permease, with translation MSEAFILCLVAIFGLAAMGAPIAHSIIVGAIAFLAVNGQDLALAAEQIIQGLYESFVLLAVPLFIVAANIMNAGTVSDRLLQFCVALVGRFRGGLGHVNVVASIIFSGMSGSAIADAAGIGKVIIKMMTKDNRYTPGFAAAITAASATIGPIIPPSIPMVLYSLVSDASIGYLFLGGVIPGLLMGLVLMVMIAYKAKTLNLKAEAPVPLREMPGVTLRAFPALMLPVILLFGIYGGATTPTEAAAVAAAYALILTAFFYRSLNWKGLYQILLESARSSAAVGLVIGGALILNYIVASENIPNQLAGVLKEVDIDPLMFLLGINLLLLLLGCVLDATTLILVVIPLFIPSCRALGIDLVHFGVVVVVNSMIGLITPPYGILLFVINATTGIPLRSIIKEIVPFLMALIVALATIVLSPDLVLWLPRLLGYNA, from the coding sequence GTGAGTGAAGCCTTTATTCTCTGCCTAGTGGCAATCTTCGGGTTAGCTGCTATGGGAGCTCCGATTGCTCACTCGATCATCGTTGGTGCGATCGCTTTTCTAGCAGTTAATGGGCAAGATCTCGCTCTGGCGGCTGAGCAAATCATTCAAGGGCTCTACGAGAGCTTCGTGCTACTGGCTGTGCCACTGTTCATCGTGGCAGCCAATATCATGAATGCTGGCACAGTCTCAGATCGTCTGCTTCAATTCTGTGTGGCGTTGGTCGGAAGATTCAGGGGTGGGCTGGGTCATGTCAACGTGGTGGCTAGCATCATCTTTTCAGGAATGTCTGGTTCGGCCATTGCGGATGCAGCTGGAATTGGCAAGGTCATCATCAAAATGATGACAAAAGATAATCGTTACACGCCTGGTTTTGCTGCAGCGATTACCGCAGCTTCGGCGACGATTGGCCCGATTATCCCACCATCAATCCCAATGGTTCTCTATTCGCTCGTCTCAGATGCATCAATTGGCTATCTGTTTCTGGGTGGTGTTATTCCCGGGCTGCTGATGGGACTGGTTCTGATGGTGATGATCGCCTACAAGGCCAAGACACTGAACTTGAAAGCTGAGGCTCCAGTTCCTTTGAGAGAAATGCCTGGAGTAACACTCCGAGCCTTCCCAGCACTAATGCTGCCTGTCATTCTGCTCTTTGGGATCTACGGTGGAGCGACTACTCCCACAGAGGCAGCCGCAGTTGCAGCAGCCTATGCGCTGATCCTGACAGCTTTCTTCTATCGGTCGCTGAACTGGAAGGGGCTCTATCAAATTTTGCTGGAGAGTGCTCGTTCGTCGGCAGCCGTAGGGCTCGTGATTGGCGGGGCGCTGATCTTGAACTACATTGTAGCCAGTGAGAATATTCCAAACCAACTGGCTGGAGTTCTCAAGGAAGTCGATATTGACCCCCTCATGTTTCTCTTGGGGATCAACCTACTCTTACTGTTGCTCGGATGTGTGTTGGATGCCACCACACTGATTCTTGTGGTGATTCCCCTCTTCATTCCCTCCTGTCGGGCATTGGGAATCGACTTGGTTCACTTTGGTGTCGTCGTTGTGGTCAATTCAATGATTGGCTTGATCACTCCACCCTATGGCATCCTGCTCTTTGTGATCAATGCCACGACGGGGATCCCCTTGCGAAGCATCATCAAGGAGATCGTTCCATTCCTAATGGCTCTCATTGTGGCCCTCGCAACCATTGTCCTCTCTCCGGACTTGGTCCTCTGGCTACCTCGACTGCTGGGCTATAATGCCTGA
- a CDS encoding fumarylacetoacetate hydrolase family protein, producing MQLEAAAILPTDAEQACLIGRVWNPEVSGPCVVVYRDGDLLDITPSFPIVRDLQEQTDPVAAVAQTTGPSLGSLVEILANSLEPTVNPDRPRLLAPVDLQAVKACGVTFAESLLERVIEEQAKGDAKQAERIREEVQSRIGSDLSQVKPGSEAALELKQLLVERKLWSQYLEVGIGPDPEVFSKAQPMASVGLGAWVGLHPISSWNNPEPEVVLAINSRAEIVGSMLGNDVNLRDVEGRSALLLGKAKDNNASCSLGPFLRLFDANFSLEDVKQAEVQLEIVGPEGFRLEGSSSMNRISRSPEELTQATIGSHHQYPDGLVLFLGTMFAPTKDRDTPGGGFTHRVGDWVTIKTPRLGALSNKVALSPDCPPWTFGTADLMRNLARRGLLN from the coding sequence ATGCAACTGGAAGCCGCAGCCATTCTTCCGACAGATGCAGAGCAAGCCTGCCTGATCGGCCGTGTTTGGAACCCAGAGGTCTCTGGGCCTTGTGTGGTAGTTTATCGGGATGGGGACTTGCTTGATATCACTCCCTCTTTTCCAATTGTTCGTGATCTGCAGGAACAGACTGATCCAGTAGCTGCAGTGGCTCAGACTACGGGGCCTAGCCTGGGCTCGTTGGTAGAAATTTTGGCAAATTCACTGGAACCCACAGTGAATCCTGATCGTCCACGTTTATTGGCGCCAGTTGACTTGCAGGCGGTCAAGGCCTGTGGGGTGACCTTTGCCGAGAGCTTACTGGAACGGGTCATCGAGGAGCAGGCCAAGGGAGATGCCAAGCAGGCAGAACGGATTCGAGAAGAAGTTCAGAGCCGGATTGGCTCAGACCTTTCCCAGGTCAAACCAGGCTCAGAGGCTGCTTTAGAACTGAAACAATTGCTGGTTGAACGAAAACTCTGGTCACAGTATCTCGAAGTCGGCATTGGTCCGGATCCAGAAGTCTTCAGCAAGGCTCAGCCGATGGCTTCAGTTGGTTTGGGAGCCTGGGTTGGCCTGCACCCAATTTCCAGTTGGAACAATCCAGAACCAGAAGTGGTGCTGGCGATTAATAGTCGTGCAGAAATTGTAGGTTCAATGCTGGGCAATGATGTCAATCTGCGAGACGTGGAAGGACGCTCAGCCCTGCTGTTGGGCAAGGCCAAGGACAACAACGCTAGTTGCTCATTGGGTCCGTTCCTGCGGTTGTTTGATGCGAATTTCAGCTTGGAAGATGTCAAGCAAGCGGAGGTTCAGTTGGAAATTGTTGGCCCCGAGGGATTCCGTTTAGAGGGCAGCAGTTCCATGAACCGGATCAGCCGGAGTCCCGAAGAGTTGACCCAGGCAACGATTGGCTCCCATCATCAGTATCCAGATGGCCTGGTACTGTTTTTGGGAACCATGTTTGCGCCTACAAAGGACCGAGATACTCCGGGGGGAGGCTTCACTCATAGGGTGGGGGATTGGGTGACCATCAAGACTCCTCGTCTCGGTGCGCTCAGCAACAAGGTGGCCCTCAGTCCGGACTGCCCTCCCTGGACCTTTGGTACTGCCGATTTGATGCGCAATCTGGCTCGTCGTGGACTGCTCAACTGA
- a CDS encoding adenosine deaminase — protein MQSRQDWQKWLTGLPKCELHLHIDGSLQPERLLKLAKKNSVALPYHSVEEIEAAYDFENLQSFLDLYYLGASVLRDEEDFYHLMRDYLLKCREQNIVHAEIMVEPQTYFPQGVSLQTMLSGFESAIQETRKDWGQSALLILSFLRHLSEDEALALLKDVEPYREHFVAIGLASSEMGHPPEKFARLYAQAQEQGYRRTAHAGEEGPPAYVWGALDLLKVHRIDHGVRSAEDQKLMQRLAEEQVPLTICPLSNIRLCVFPEMKQHNLLQLLDAGLCVTVNSDDPAYFGGYLNENFFALHQDLDLTREQALRLVQNGFNASFLPQAEVQRHLQAVDEYSAATA, from the coding sequence ATGCAAAGCAGACAAGACTGGCAAAAGTGGCTGACAGGCTTGCCCAAGTGTGAGTTGCACCTGCACATTGATGGTTCTCTGCAACCCGAACGATTACTGAAACTGGCAAAGAAAAACTCAGTGGCACTGCCCTACCACAGTGTGGAGGAAATTGAAGCAGCCTATGATTTTGAAAACTTGCAGAGCTTCCTTGATCTTTACTATCTCGGTGCGTCTGTGTTGCGTGATGAAGAGGACTTCTACCACCTGATGCGGGACTACCTGCTCAAGTGCCGGGAACAGAACATCGTTCATGCCGAGATCATGGTGGAGCCACAAACCTACTTCCCTCAAGGGGTCTCTCTACAGACAATGCTGTCCGGGTTTGAATCTGCAATCCAGGAAACGCGAAAAGACTGGGGCCAGTCGGCTTTGTTGATTCTTAGCTTTCTCCGACACTTGTCAGAAGATGAAGCGCTGGCTTTGCTTAAGGACGTGGAACCTTACCGTGAGCATTTCGTTGCAATTGGGTTGGCTAGTTCGGAAATGGGGCATCCTCCAGAAAAGTTTGCAAGACTCTACGCTCAAGCTCAGGAACAGGGCTATCGTCGGACTGCTCATGCGGGTGAAGAGGGCCCTCCTGCCTATGTCTGGGGAGCTCTCGATCTACTAAAGGTTCATCGGATCGATCATGGAGTTCGTTCTGCAGAAGACCAAAAGTTGATGCAAAGGCTTGCTGAAGAGCAAGTGCCGCTGACTATCTGCCCTCTCTCAAATATTCGCCTCTGCGTTTTCCCAGAAATGAAGCAGCACAACCTGCTGCAGCTGTTAGATGCTGGTCTTTGTGTGACAGTTAATTCAGACGATCCTGCCTATTTTGGTGGTTACTTGAATGAGAATTTTTTCGCATTGCACCAAGATCTGGACCTCACACGAGAGCAGGCCTTGCGCTTAGTTCAGAACGGATTCAACGCTAGCTTTCTTCCACAAGCAGAAGTTCAACGCCATCTTCAAGCCGTAGACGAGTACAGTGCAGCAACTGCGTGA
- a CDS encoding TRAP transporter small permease subunit, which translates to MPFLRWLKIGADSVAVLLLAAMFCSFMLQIIFRYIFNHPLSWTLEACLITWLWTVFWGCGLLLRDQDHVRFDILYLAAPRKLRRLMAGLAAIVFLVAYAVSLPATADYIAFMKIESSSSLKIRLDYIFGIYLLFMVGVLGRYLWRLVQIIRDQDFETGIDHSAEHYGE; encoded by the coding sequence GTGCCTTTCTTACGTTGGCTGAAGATTGGCGCTGACAGCGTGGCCGTCCTTTTGTTGGCGGCCATGTTCTGCAGCTTCATGCTTCAGATCATCTTTCGCTATATCTTCAACCATCCCCTCAGTTGGACCTTGGAAGCCTGTCTGATCACTTGGCTTTGGACGGTTTTCTGGGGTTGTGGCCTACTCTTGCGAGATCAGGATCACGTACGCTTTGACATCCTTTATCTGGCTGCTCCACGCAAATTACGTCGTTTGATGGCTGGTTTGGCTGCTATCGTGTTCTTGGTTGCCTACGCTGTTTCACTTCCAGCGACTGCGGATTACATTGCGTTCATGAAGATCGAGAGTAGCTCCTCCCTCAAAATCCGCCTGGACTACATCTTTGGGATTTATCTGCTATTCATGGTTGGAGTGCTTGGACGCTACCTCTGGCGGCTAGTACAAATTATTCGAGATCAGGATTTCGAAACTGGCATCGATCACTCAGCAGAGCATTACGGTGAGTGA